The stretch of DNA TCGATGCGTAGCGTCGCTGCTTTTCAGTTAACGAGTCAATGCCCTGCAGCACCTCTGAGAAGCCAATGATACTGTTCAGCGGCGTGCGAAGTTCATGAGACATGTTGGCTAAAAAGTCAGACTTCAGACGATTCGCTTCGTAGAGCTGCAAGTTCAGTTGAGCCAACTGATCGACGCGTGCATCGAGCTCGTCGTTGACCTCTTGAATCTCGTCCTGGGTTTCGGTCATGTGCCGCAACATTCGATTGAACGCATCGGCTAGCTCACGGAACTCGTCTTCGGTTTCAATCACGGCACGCTGGTTGGTGTCCCCATGCGTGATCGCGTCGCTGACATCACGCAAGTGATACATCGGGTACAAGACGAGGTGTCGGACAATCGCGTGGAGGACAAACAACGTAACGGCCACGATGAACATCCCTAACGCGACAACGATCGCACGAATCTGGGTCGTTTGATCGTGGGTGTGCTTGTAGGGCATCGTGACCTTCATCACGCGGAATGGATACTGATTCGCGAGTGCTAGCGGGTCAGCGTCGGGATCAAGCGAGAACGTGCCTTCCTCGGGCGCGTGGCAGGCCATGCACTTGGGTTTGAAAAAGAACGGACGATAGAAAACGAAATCGCCGTTGATCGGACCAAAGTCTTCGTATAGCGACGGAGCCAAACCGGGTCCCATTTGCGCCATGGGCTCGTTCTCGGCTAGATCCAATGGCGTGGACACATCAGGCCGACTTTCCGCGATCTGCCTGGCAAGCTTGTTTCGATAGGCAAATTCGAGGCGACGCAACACAGCGTCCTCGTCGATGAGGTCTCGCGAAGGTTCATTCGTTCTGGTTTCGTCGACGAGTCGCGAACCGGGATGGCGAGGCGGCAAATTGTCGTAACGAACCGGATCCACAGGCCCCAGAAACTCGTGCTCGATGGCGGTATCTCGATTGCCCTCTTCGGACAACAACAATCGACGAAGCTCATCGAGCACTTCCGGGTTGCTACCTTCGCCAACCGCACGTGAGTGCAGTCGCAGCATTTCGGCGTCGCTGTAGTCGCGAGCTCGAGACCGAGTGGTGTTTTCAACCAATTCACGACCAAGCTTCTCGACGATCAAGAATGCCAGAAACATCAGGACAACCACCGCCGACCCGAAGAACAGAAGACACTTCCGTTCCAGGCTCATGGAGGCGAATAGACCCTGAAAGAACCGAATCATTGAGTTTTCCTTGCGAAATCAGGCACCGGCGGTGCTTGTAGTCGCGAGTTTGACGAAATTTGCGGTTCGGGACGAGGTGAATTCTGCCGCCAAAATCCTCAGAACCGCAACAAGGCTGGCAAACCTCGCATTTTAGCCATCCTTCGCTGCTTGCCGTATGAAATCCCCACAATTAGCATGGGGATTGAAAGGTGGGTATTGAATTAGGATTGCCCGCCTCAGAAGTCGTCAACTTTCAGGGCCGTTCGCCCGTCATAGATGGATCGTTTCAGGTTGACGCCATCGCCACGGTCCCCCCCCCTACAAACCATCCGCAATTTTCGCTGCGGAGGAGCCAGAAAGCACTATGAAGCGTTCGGTCCGACATTACTTCCAATGGTCACTCGTACTTGCCCTGACGGTTATCTTGGGCGCAAGTCCGGTATCGGCTGGTTGGCTGCTTAACAAGATTCGCTGCGGTCATCAACAAAGCTGTGGCACTGTGACCTGCTGCGTTGTCCCAGCGCCGGCACCTGCTTGCTGCCCGCCACCGGCACCTACCTGTTGTCCCGAACCGGCACCAGTGACCTGCTGTGACTCGGGTGCTATCGAGGTAATTGGCCAACCGATCATGGAAGCGCCGATGATGGCATCGCCCATCGAAGCACCCTGTTGCGAGTATCCGGTTGAGGTTCCTTCGTACGAGTCCTATCCGGTCGAATCAGGGACTCCAATGGATATGTCCGGCGGTGTGATCGTGGATGACACCATGATGAACCAACCCATCATCGAAAGTTACGATTCGGGCAGCGTAATCGAGTCGGCGCCAATCGAGCGTCCGTTCGAATCGAACGTGGTCGAGCCCGCTCCCGTCGAAACAGCACCCGTCGATCCAGCTCCCATCGACTCACCATCGGACACGCCCGAACCTGCACCTGCAGCCGACGCAGCCGACGCTGCTCCTGTAGCGCCAGCGACTCCAGAGCCAGCTGAGGACGATAATCTGTTTGACGCTCCTGCAGAGGATACAACGCCCGCTCCCGCTGAAGAGGCTGCGGAACCGATGGACGATCTATTCGGTGGCGATGAGCCAGCGGTAGACGATGCTCCCAAGGCAGAAGCAGAAGCCGATGACTTGTTCGGTGCACCAACGGATGAGGCTCCCGCGGCTGAAGCGGCACCGGAAGACGATTTGTTCGGCGCTCCAACGGATGAGGCTCCAGAAATGGAAGCTGCTCCTGAGGACGACTTGTTCGGTGCTCCAGCAGACGAGGCTCCTGCCGCAGAAGCCGGTCCAGAAGATGACTTGTTTGGTGCTCCTGAGGACGCGGCTCCTGAAGCGGAAGCTGCGCCAATGGACGACTTGTTTAGCGATCCTCCCGCTGAGGAAGCTGCACCTGCGAACGAACCAATGGACGACCTATTCAGTGATCCACCAACCGATAAAGCTCCTGCTGAAGACACCAGCATCGATGACCTGTTTGGTGAGTCATCGAATGATGATTCAACAGAAACAGCTCTTGATGATTTGTTCGGTAGCTCCGACGACGACACCAACGTCACACCTGAGGATGCTGAAACCGATTTGAGCATCGAAGATCTATTCAGTGCCAATCAAGTTGAAACCGAAAGCGACGTAGAATCGCCAAGCGTTACTTCGACAGGCGAAATCCAAGTGGTTTCCCACGAACAACGCGAACTAGAAGCGTTGGATGTCACGCGAGTACGGACCTGGATTGATAATACCGGTCGGTACCACACCGAAGGTCGATTGATCGAGATCACCGAAACCGGCATTCGGTTGGAGAAATCCAACGGACGCACCTGCACCGTTCCTCACTCGCGTTTGTGCGAAGCGGACGCAGCCTATGTTGATTCCATCAAGGAAGATTTCGCAAACGCTCGTGTTGCGGTATTGACCAGCAAGTAGTTCTTCGTCCTAGTTGGCGGTACGGCGTCAGCCATTCCCGCCGGTTGACAAAGCGACAACAATGACCGAATCGGACACGACATGTTCGATTCGGTTTTTTTGTACCTATCGAAAGCACTGGCATGTCCACAGAGCCCGTTCGCCTGATGCATTACGATCCGCGATGGCGACAAGAGTTCGAACAAACTCGCAGCAGCATTTTGTTTAGCTGTGATGGCTGGGTCACTGGAGTTCATCACATTGGTAGCACGGCGATTTCCGGGCTAATCGCTCGCCCAACAATCGACGTGATCGCCACGGTGGAATCTGACCAAGCGATTGGCAATGCGACCAGTCTTATCGAAGGACTGAACTTCAGATCCGTGGACACACCGCTGTGGGCCGACGGTGCGCAGACTCTCATCAAGCCTCGACATCTTTCAGCAGAGGATTCTGATGTCACCCATCGAATCTTCCTTGTCGTTCACAAAGCATCAAACTTGCCTTCCATGATGCTTGGCCGCTGCACCCTGGTTCGCGACTACTTAATCGCCAACCCAGAGGTGGCGATCGAGTTGGAGGAACGCAAAGTGAGCATTTGGCGTGAACAGTCCGGCGACTTTGCCGCGTATCAGCAGACGAAGGCAGACTTTTTTTCAAGTCTTCAGGACCGCATCGACGGTTAGCCTTCAGATTGCCGCATCGGCCACGGCGTCTGCTTGGTTATACTGCATAGCACCGCATACATTTGTTCCCCTTTTGGTCTCAGTTCACCCATGCCACGTAGCCGCCTAGGACCCTTGGCGATCGAAACGAAACTGGGTGATCATCCCTCGCAAAGCTGCGTTTGGCGGGCGATCCACGTGCAGCTTAAACGAGCGGTTGCTGTAAAGGTGTTTGCGACTCCTTTCGGCGGAACCCCTGAGGCGAGAGCCGAGTTTGCCTCGGAATGGGCGACCTTGAAATCATTGCAGCATCCCGCAATCGCGAAGTGCTATGGCGGCGGTTTCGAACAAACAGACGCCTACTTGGCCTACGAGCTGATCGAGGGTGAATCACTCTCGGCACAACTGCAGCGGCGTACTCGCTTGTCCTGGGAAGCGGTCCTGGATATGTCAGAGCCCTTGATCGAGGCGCTCGCGTACTTGCACAAACTCGGCATCATCTACGGCGCGATTCAACCGGACAAAATTCTGTTCGCCGGCTTATCACCCGTCCTCGTTGACGTCCGCACACAACGCACCGGCACAGGCTATCGCACCCAGCGACCTCCAACGCCTGACGAACTCAAGCTATTACCGCCAGAGCTACTTATAGACCCTAGCGCGCTATCGCCCCAGACGGACCTGTACATGCTTGGTGCAACGTTGTACCTAGCTGTCACGGGCCGTCCGCCCGTGAACGGGGAAACGATCGAAGAGATCACCGCGAACATCGCCAACGTGGACCCGCCGGCTCCTGCTTCGCTCGTCATGGAATGTCCGGTTTGGTTCGACAAGCTGATCATGCAACTGTTGCAAAAGAATCCCGCTGCTCGTCCCAATAGCGCCCAGGCGGTCAAGTTGGCACTCGCCGAGGTTCGACGTCGATCGATGTCGCGAACCGGTGTTGCGGAACACGCGTCGAGTGGATTCAGTCCACTTACGGTTACCAGCCAAGATGATCGCGAAGTAGCCCGTCGATTACTCGGACGTGACTCATTGGACTTCGACGACGATGCCCCGGTGCATGACGTGGCTTGGCACGACCGCCCCTTTGTTTTGATTGCAGGATTGCTATTAATCGTAGGTGCCTTCGCATGGGTGATCTGGCCGCTTAATGAAGATCAGATGCGAGAGCGTGCCGAGGATCTATTGAAAGTGGAAACTCGAACTTCGATGATGCAAGCCAAAAACAGCTATCTGAAACCGATGCTGGATCGATATCCCGAAGGTCGGCATGCATCTTGGGCAGAA from Rubripirellula amarantea encodes:
- a CDS encoding sensor histidine kinase, whose product is MIRFFQGLFASMSLERKCLLFFGSAVVVLMFLAFLIVEKLGRELVENTTRSRARDYSDAEMLRLHSRAVGEGSNPEVLDELRRLLLSEEGNRDTAIEHEFLGPVDPVRYDNLPPRHPGSRLVDETRTNEPSRDLIDEDAVLRRLEFAYRNKLARQIAESRPDVSTPLDLAENEPMAQMGPGLAPSLYEDFGPINGDFVFYRPFFFKPKCMACHAPEEGTFSLDPDADPLALANQYPFRVMKVTMPYKHTHDQTTQIRAIVVALGMFIVAVTLFVLHAIVRHLVLYPMYHLRDVSDAITHGDTNQRAVIETEDEFRELADAFNRMLRHMTETQDEIQEVNDELDARVDQLAQLNLQLYEANRLKSDFLANMSHELRTPLNSIIGFSEVLQGIDSLTEKQRRYASNIRNSGRLLLEMINDILDLAKVEAGKMEVKPSEFELSRLVSAQCDMIGSLSEDKNISLSVDIPSSLPKAFQDPNKLGQIINNLLSNAIKFTPEGGMITVRVADTRQGRFRLEVTDTGVGIAEEDQAIIFEKFRQSRKVLDGEGLTREYAGTGLGLSIVKELAKLLGGEVDFESELGRGSTFWVTLPWRFTATPRVNLPSLAADSVVTT
- a CDS encoding SHD1 domain-containing protein — translated: MKRSVRHYFQWSLVLALTVILGASPVSAGWLLNKIRCGHQQSCGTVTCCVVPAPAPACCPPPAPTCCPEPAPVTCCDSGAIEVIGQPIMEAPMMASPIEAPCCEYPVEVPSYESYPVESGTPMDMSGGVIVDDTMMNQPIIESYDSGSVIESAPIERPFESNVVEPAPVETAPVDPAPIDSPSDTPEPAPAADAADAAPVAPATPEPAEDDNLFDAPAEDTTPAPAEEAAEPMDDLFGGDEPAVDDAPKAEAEADDLFGAPTDEAPAAEAAPEDDLFGAPTDEAPEMEAAPEDDLFGAPADEAPAAEAGPEDDLFGAPEDAAPEAEAAPMDDLFSDPPAEEAAPANEPMDDLFSDPPTDKAPAEDTSIDDLFGESSNDDSTETALDDLFGSSDDDTNVTPEDAETDLSIEDLFSANQVETESDVESPSVTSTGEIQVVSHEQRELEALDVTRVRTWIDNTGRYHTEGRLIEITETGIRLEKSNGRTCTVPHSRLCEADAAYVDSIKEDFANARVAVLTSK
- a CDS encoding GrpB family protein; this encodes MSTEPVRLMHYDPRWRQEFEQTRSSILFSCDGWVTGVHHIGSTAISGLIARPTIDVIATVESDQAIGNATSLIEGLNFRSVDTPLWADGAQTLIKPRHLSAEDSDVTHRIFLVVHKASNLPSMMLGRCTLVRDYLIANPEVAIELEERKVSIWREQSGDFAAYQQTKADFFSSLQDRIDG
- a CDS encoding serine/threonine-protein kinase: MPRSRLGPLAIETKLGDHPSQSCVWRAIHVQLKRAVAVKVFATPFGGTPEARAEFASEWATLKSLQHPAIAKCYGGGFEQTDAYLAYELIEGESLSAQLQRRTRLSWEAVLDMSEPLIEALAYLHKLGIIYGAIQPDKILFAGLSPVLVDVRTQRTGTGYRTQRPPTPDELKLLPPELLIDPSALSPQTDLYMLGATLYLAVTGRPPVNGETIEEITANIANVDPPAPASLVMECPVWFDKLIMQLLQKNPAARPNSAQAVKLALAEVRRRSMSRTGVAEHASSGFSPLTVTSQDDREVARRLLGRDSLDFDDDAPVHDVAWHDRPFVLIAGLLLIVGAFAWVIWPLNEDQMRERAEDLLKVETRTSMMQAKNSYLKPMLDRYPEGRHASWAEEQIERVEMKQAEHALEVKLNRNLPLKDEAERLYAEANQFERFGDTATALDQYRSMVTLLGDDPNYRPFVNLARRQIGKIESEGVDIDEASRMIQAKLDEADQLLADGKVIPARKIWYSVLELYGSNEKVAPLVAKAQDRLEGRAEKTTPSLPQVENDPNMTNATAP